A genomic region of Conger conger chromosome 6, fConCon1.1, whole genome shotgun sequence contains the following coding sequences:
- the LOC133131051 gene encoding zinc-binding protein A33-like isoform X2, translated as MGKSILKEKSTRLKANISARFRELQNFLQKREQELQAEVVKEEKRALLPMQANQAAMTQRLNPRLEKESALLSGLDIDESDNFQQWWLDHGSPIVGELKNRASGTGEISGQHTVGEFRSEAEDLQVTPDTPRSLTLGPYESHLQLFVWKEMLKVVRPVPDCVTVEDNDDPVLKVSRDGLGVRHVDVRPSRMWAWGRDPQYSMSHTWSGEGFGAGQHYWEVTVGEKLHWSLGVEADPHGDRESVCRLNGRFGKHRVQTQREVPLDLGTQPRVVGTYLDCDRKRVEFYDADHVKLIASATYDTDKPLFAYFNPGFYLQGENADPLALRPY; from the exons ATGGGGAAGAGTATTCTGAAG GAGAAGTCCACTCGGCTGAAGGCCAACATCAGCGCTCGGTTCAGGGAGCTCCAGAACTTTCTGCAGAAGAGGGAGCAGGAGCTGCAAGCGGAAGTGgtgaaggaggagaagagggcTCTGCTGCCCATGCAGGCGAACCAGGCGGCCATGACTCAGAGGCTCAACCCCCGTCTGGAGAAGGAGAGCGCCCTGCTGTCAGGTCTAGACATCGACGAGTCCGACAACTTCCAACAG TGGTGGTTGGACCACGGGTCCCCTATTGTGGGCGAGCTGAAGAACCGGGCCAGTGGAACCGGTGAAATATCGGGTCAGCATACAGTGGGAGA GTTCAGATCGGAGGCGGAGGACCTCCAAGTGACCCCGGACACCCCCCGCTCCCTCACCCTGGGTCCGTATGAGTCCCACCTGCAGCTGTTCGTGTGGAAGGAGATGCTGAAGGTTGTCAGACCGG TTCCAGACTGCGTAACGGTGGAGGACAATGACGACCCGGTGTTGAAGGTGTCACGCGACGGGCTGGGCGTCAGACACGTGGACGTGAGGCCCAGCCGGATGTGGGCGTGGGGGAGAGACCCGCAGTACTCCATGTCGCACACGTGGAGCGGCGAGGGCTTCGGGGCGGGGCAGCACTACTGGGAGGTGACGGTGGGGGAGAAGCTGCACTGGAGCCTGGGCGTGGAGGCCGACCCGCACGGCGACAGGGAGAGCGTGTGTCGGCTGAACGGCCGCTTCGGGAAGCACCGGGTCCAGACGCAGCGCGAGGTCCCGCTGGACCTGGGGACGCAGCCACGCGTCGTGGGCACGTACCTGGACTGCGACAGGAAGCGCGTGGAGTTCTACGACGCCGACCACGTCAAACTCATCGCCTCTGCCACGTACGACACCGACAAGCCGCTGTTCGCCTACTTCAACCCCGGCTTCTACCTGCAGGGGGAGAACGCCGACCCACTGGCCCTGCGTCCGTACTGA
- the LOC133131051 gene encoding zinc-binding protein A33-like isoform X3, translated as MQANQAAMTQRLNPRLEKESALLSGLDIDESDNFQQWWLDHGSPIVGELKNRASGTGEISGQHTVGEFRSEAEDLQVTPDTPRSLTLGPYESHLQLFVWKEMLKVVRPVPDCVTVEDNDDPVLKVSRDGLGVRHVDVRPSRMWAWGRDPQYSMSHTWSGEGFGAGQHYWEVTVGEKLHWSLGVEADPHGDRESVCRLNGRFGKHRVQTQREVPLDLGTQPRVVGTYLDCDRKRVEFYDADHVKLIASATYDTDKPLFAYFNPGFYLQGENADPLALRPY; from the exons ATGCAGGCGAACCAGGCGGCCATGACTCAGAGGCTCAACCCCCGTCTGGAGAAGGAGAGCGCCCTGCTGTCAGGTCTAGACATCGACGAGTCCGACAACTTCCAACAG TGGTGGTTGGACCACGGGTCCCCTATTGTGGGCGAGCTGAAGAACCGGGCCAGTGGAACCGGTGAAATATCGGGTCAGCATACAGTGGGAGA GTTCAGATCGGAGGCGGAGGACCTCCAAGTGACCCCGGACACCCCCCGCTCCCTCACCCTGGGTCCGTATGAGTCCCACCTGCAGCTGTTCGTGTGGAAGGAGATGCTGAAGGTTGTCAGACCGG TTCCAGACTGCGTAACGGTGGAGGACAATGACGACCCGGTGTTGAAGGTGTCACGCGACGGGCTGGGCGTCAGACACGTGGACGTGAGGCCCAGCCGGATGTGGGCGTGGGGGAGAGACCCGCAGTACTCCATGTCGCACACGTGGAGCGGCGAGGGCTTCGGGGCGGGGCAGCACTACTGGGAGGTGACGGTGGGGGAGAAGCTGCACTGGAGCCTGGGCGTGGAGGCCGACCCGCACGGCGACAGGGAGAGCGTGTGTCGGCTGAACGGCCGCTTCGGGAAGCACCGGGTCCAGACGCAGCGCGAGGTCCCGCTGGACCTGGGGACGCAGCCACGCGTCGTGGGCACGTACCTGGACTGCGACAGGAAGCGCGTGGAGTTCTACGACGCCGACCACGTCAAACTCATCGCCTCTGCCACGTACGACACCGACAAGCCGCTGTTCGCCTACTTCAACCCCGGCTTCTACCTGCAGGGGGAGAACGCCGACCCACTGGCCCTGCGTCCGTACTGA
- the LOC133131051 gene encoding zinc-binding protein A33-like isoform X1, which yields MAHSDLFSELYCSVCLGVFADPVSLPCDHTFCRPCIQSCQSPRCPECRAPFAVRTCKPNRLIRNLADRLRAQVYHRTCPEHQEKMKIFCQTDRQLICVVCRDGHTHRGHACVPISEAAAVSKGELGKALEFLSKDNGALAGLISEQDGEMRKIKEKSTRLKANISARFRELQNFLQKREQELQAEVVKEEKRALLPMQANQAAMTQRLNPRLEKESALLSGLDIDESDNFQQWWLDHGSPIVGELKNRASGTGEISGQHTVGEFRSEAEDLQVTPDTPRSLTLGPYESHLQLFVWKEMLKVVRPVPDCVTVEDNDDPVLKVSRDGLGVRHVDVRPSRMWAWGRDPQYSMSHTWSGEGFGAGQHYWEVTVGEKLHWSLGVEADPHGDRESVCRLNGRFGKHRVQTQREVPLDLGTQPRVVGTYLDCDRKRVEFYDADHVKLIASATYDTDKPLFAYFNPGFYLQGENADPLALRPY from the exons ATGGCTCACTCTGACTTGTTCAGCGAATTgtactgttctgtgtgtttgggggtattTGCTGACCCAGTGAGTCTACCTTGTGATCACACATTCTGTCGCCCGTGTATCCAGAGCTGCCAGAGTCCAAGATGCCCGGAATGCCGTGCGCCGTTCGCGGTCAGAACATGCAAACCGAACCGTCTGATCCGGAACTTGGCCGACAGGCTGAGAGCTCAAGTGTACCACCGTACGTGCCCCGAGCACCAGGAGAAAATGAAGATATTCTGTCAAACGGACAGACAGCTCATCTGCGTGGTCTGCCGGGATGGACACACACATCGCGGACACGCCTGCGTGCCTATCAGCGAGGCTGCCGCTGTCAGCAAG GGTGAATTGGGAAAGGCTCTGGAGTTCCTGTCCAAGGACAACGGTGCTCTGGCTGGTCTTATCTCCGAGCAGGATGGGGAGATGAGAAAGATTAAA GAGAAGTCCACTCGGCTGAAGGCCAACATCAGCGCTCGGTTCAGGGAGCTCCAGAACTTTCTGCAGAAGAGGGAGCAGGAGCTGCAAGCGGAAGTGgtgaaggaggagaagagggcTCTGCTGCCCATGCAGGCGAACCAGGCGGCCATGACTCAGAGGCTCAACCCCCGTCTGGAGAAGGAGAGCGCCCTGCTGTCAGGTCTAGACATCGACGAGTCCGACAACTTCCAACAG TGGTGGTTGGACCACGGGTCCCCTATTGTGGGCGAGCTGAAGAACCGGGCCAGTGGAACCGGTGAAATATCGGGTCAGCATACAGTGGGAGA GTTCAGATCGGAGGCGGAGGACCTCCAAGTGACCCCGGACACCCCCCGCTCCCTCACCCTGGGTCCGTATGAGTCCCACCTGCAGCTGTTCGTGTGGAAGGAGATGCTGAAGGTTGTCAGACCGG TTCCAGACTGCGTAACGGTGGAGGACAATGACGACCCGGTGTTGAAGGTGTCACGCGACGGGCTGGGCGTCAGACACGTGGACGTGAGGCCCAGCCGGATGTGGGCGTGGGGGAGAGACCCGCAGTACTCCATGTCGCACACGTGGAGCGGCGAGGGCTTCGGGGCGGGGCAGCACTACTGGGAGGTGACGGTGGGGGAGAAGCTGCACTGGAGCCTGGGCGTGGAGGCCGACCCGCACGGCGACAGGGAGAGCGTGTGTCGGCTGAACGGCCGCTTCGGGAAGCACCGGGTCCAGACGCAGCGCGAGGTCCCGCTGGACCTGGGGACGCAGCCACGCGTCGTGGGCACGTACCTGGACTGCGACAGGAAGCGCGTGGAGTTCTACGACGCCGACCACGTCAAACTCATCGCCTCTGCCACGTACGACACCGACAAGCCGCTGTTCGCCTACTTCAACCCCGGCTTCTACCTGCAGGGGGAGAACGCCGACCCACTGGCCCTGCGTCCGTACTGA